CGAAGCGCGCGATGACCGGCGGCAGCAAGGTCGCAGCAAGCACGATTGCCGCCGCGATCGTGACCCGGCCGCGCTGCAGGCTCGCCAGTTCGTGCACATTCGCAACCGCTATCTCGAGGTCCGACATGACCTTGCGGGCCTGCGGCAAAAATTCCGCTCCGGCCGTCGTCAGGCTGACCATGCGTGTGTGCCGGTCGAACAGCCGATGCTTGAGGGCAACCTCCAGATCCTTGATCAGGATGCTGATCGCCGACTGCGTAAGTCCGAGGTGATCGGCTGCCAGATGGAAACGCCCGAGTTCGGCCACGGCAATGAAGGCCTGCAACTGGCGAAGTGTCACATTCATCGGTACTTCTCTGTCTCGCGCCAGGCAGCAGCGCTGCCTGTTCCCGTTCCGCTTGAGCCAAGTTCCCCTTTTTCGGGCGCAAAAACAATGGATGTACCCGCGATCGCCTTAGACCGGTTCCTCAAGCTGCCGATAGCGGAGATTTGCCGGCCATCAGCAGCCCGATCTCTTCCAGACGGCTGCGGTCGGGCGGAATCTCGCCGACGAGGCGGCCTTCATACATGACGAGGATGCGGTCGGAGAGCGTGAACAATTCCTCGAGCTCCGTGGATATCAGCAGAATGGCCTTGCCGGCGCTGCGCTGCTCGAGAATCTTGTGCATCACCAGCTCGGTCGCTCCGATGTCGATACCGCGCGTAAGCTGATTGATCAGCAGGAAATCGAACCGGCGGTCCAACTCGCGCCCGACGACGAGCTTCTGCTGATTGCCGCCCGACAAATTCCGGATGCGGTCGCCCGGTCCCGACGCCTTGACCTTGAAGCGGCGCATGAGATCACGGGTCTGCCTCGTGATCTCGTTCAGGTCGAGCAATCCACGAGACGAGAAGGGAGGCTTATCGAACCGCTGAAGGATCACATTCTCCGTCAGTGGCAGCGGCAGCACGATGCCCATCCTGTGGCGGTCCTCGGGGATATGCGCCATAGGCAATTGATTGATCTCGTAGGACGACAGGCCCGCCAGCTGGGTCCCGTCGAGCGTGACGCTGCCGGAGGCAACCGGAAGAAGCCCCGTCAGGGCCAGCGCCAGCTCGCTCTGGCCATTGCCGGAGACGCCTGCGATCCCGACTATTTCATTGGCCCTGACCTCGAAAGATACGTCTCGCAGCGCCGGAAGCCCGGCTTCGCCGTCGCAGCTGAGATGCTCGACCGACAGCACGACACGGCCGGGCTCGAGAGGTGCCCGCGGCAAATCCATCAGAACGTCTCTGCCGACCATCATGCGCGCCAGCTCGCGCGCGGTCGTCTCGGACGTTTTCACCGTACGGACGACCTTGGCATCGCGCATGACGCTGACGCGATCACTGACGCGCATCACCTCGTCCAGTTTGTGCGAAATGAAGATGACCGTCTTTCCGTCTGCGACGAGTTGGCGAAGCAGATGCAGGAGACGGTCGGTTTCCTGAGGCGTCAGGACCGCGGTCGGCTCGTCCAGGATCAGCAGTTCGATGCCGTGGTAGAGCACCTTCAAGATCTCGACCCGCTGCCGTTCGCCAACCGACAGGCTGGAGACGAGCGCGTCGGGCGCGACGTCGAGACCGTAGCGGTCGCTGAGCTCCAGAATGCGCGCATGTACCGCCCTCATGTCGCGGATCATGCTGAAGGGCGAGCCCTGTCCTAGCACGTAGTTTTCCGCGACCGTGAGGTTGGGGACCAGCATGAAGTGCTGGTGGACCATGCCGATCCGATGTTTGATGGCTTCGCGGGGGGAGCCTAGCTTGAGTGGCCGTCCCTTGAAGACGATCTGCCCTTCATTGGGCGAGAGAACACCGCAAAGAATGCTCATCAGAACGGTCTTGCCGGCGCCGTTTTCGCCAAGCAGCGCGTGAATCTCGTTCTCCTCGACGTCGAGGGTCACGCCTGCGCTGACGATGAGCGGTCCGAATCGTTTATGGATTCCATCCATCAAAAGCAGTTGTTTGCCCGCCATTTCTCCCCCTCAGCTTTTCTTGTAGGCGACGCCGAGCATGCTCGGTGTGTCGACCCGGTTTCGGACAAGTATCAGCGCCGCGATCGTCATGACGTAGGGCAGAGCCTGGAAGAGCTGATAAGGGAGGAAGAGCACCGGCTGCGCCTGCAATTGCAGCTGCAGCGCATAGAACACCCCGAAGAGCAGCGAGACGATGAAGGCGCCGATGGGCGACCATCTCGCAAAGACGACCACGGCAAGGGCGATGAAGCCGCGGCCCGAGGAAATGCCTTCGACGAACTGGTTGGAGTGGGCGAGCGTCAGGAAGGCGCCGCCGAGCGCCGCGAGCGCCGAGCAGATAAGCACCGCGCCGTAGCGGTAGAGCGCCACGCTGCGGCCCGAAACGTCGACAGCCTTGGGATGCTCGCCGACGGCGCGAAGCGTCAGTCCGAACGACGTCCTGTAGAGCACGAAGACGGCAAGCGCGGCCACCGGTAGCGTGCTGTAGACAAAGGCGTTCTGCCGGAAGAACGCTTCGCCGAAGAACGGCAGATCGCTCAGCCACGGCAGATCGACAGGCTTGGCGATTTCGATGCCCTTGCCGGCCGAGGAAAAATAGGCGCGGAACAGAAAGGCCGTCAGGCCGAGGCCGAGCAGGTTGATGGCGGCGCCCACCACGATCTGGTCCGCCTTGATCGTGATGGTGAAGAACGCAAACAACAGGCCGACGAGAACACCTGCCGCGACCGCCGCGGCGACACCGACCAGGATGCTTCCGCTGGTGAAGGCGGCGGCGAAACCCGCAAAGGCACCCGCAAGCATCACGCCTTCGAGGCCGATATTGAGGACACCGGCGCGCTCGGAAAACACTTCGCCGATCGATGCGAACATCAGCGGCGCTGCCAGCCGCCATGAGGCTGCAATGGTCGCGGCGAGAAAG
The sequence above is drawn from the Sinorhizobium meliloti genome and encodes:
- a CDS encoding ABC transporter ATP-binding protein gives rise to the protein MAGKQLLLMDGIHKRFGPLIVSAGVTLDVEENEIHALLGENGAGKTVLMSILCGVLSPNEGQIVFKGRPLKLGSPREAIKHRIGMVHQHFMLVPNLTVAENYVLGQGSPFSMIRDMRAVHARILELSDRYGLDVAPDALVSSLSVGERQRVEILKVLYHGIELLILDEPTAVLTPQETDRLLHLLRQLVADGKTVIFISHKLDEVMRVSDRVSVMRDAKVVRTVKTSETTARELARMMVGRDVLMDLPRAPLEPGRVVLSVEHLSCDGEAGLPALRDVSFEVRANEIVGIAGVSGNGQSELALALTGLLPVASGSVTLDGTQLAGLSSYEINQLPMAHIPEDRHRMGIVLPLPLTENVILQRFDKPPFSSRGLLDLNEITRQTRDLMRRFKVKASGPGDRIRNLSGGNQQKLVVGRELDRRFDFLLINQLTRGIDIGATELVMHKILEQRSAGKAILLISTELEELFTLSDRILVMYEGRLVGEIPPDRSRLEEIGLLMAGKSPLSAA
- a CDS encoding ABC transporter permease; protein product: MEDVASLSFLAATIAASWRLAAPLMFASIGEVFSERAGVLNIGLEGVMLAGAFAGFAAAFTSGSILVGVAAAVAAGVLVGLLFAFFTITIKADQIVVGAAINLLGLGLTAFLFRAYFSSAGKGIEIAKPVDLPWLSDLPFFGEAFFRQNAFVYSTLPVAALAVFVLYRTSFGLTLRAVGEHPKAVDVSGRSVALYRYGAVLICSALAALGGAFLTLAHSNQFVEGISSGRGFIALAVVVFARWSPIGAFIVSLLFGVFYALQLQLQAQPVLFLPYQLFQALPYVMTIAALILVRNRVDTPSMLGVAYKKS